One genomic window of Cydia splendana chromosome 16, ilCydSple1.2, whole genome shotgun sequence includes the following:
- the LOC134797844 gene encoding three prime repair exonuclease 2-like — MLSLSVAIMAPIATYVFLDLGTTGTDPKVDEITELAMVAVNRQHLLDTSDSKSKKLRVQHKLIRCFKVDKEMTYKAKSNGRGGFKNEDLQHECYFDKSSFPMIDNFLNTLKKPVCLIAHNGGNFDFPILKRYFTKLGVKFSDANLMYADTLLAFSDIIENTTAYEDAGTSSGCDLNESPPKRQCMARGRVRLHAKYRKYPNTRTKHDNPEESNKLTYVYKRLLNKSPRTAHQGEADCDLMLKIAEHLGRKFVKWIDDDKYNLCRFPADVRDP; from the coding sequence ATGTTATCATTATCAGTTGCAATTATGGCTCCGATAGCTACATACGTGTTCCTAGACCTCGGTACTACCGGTACGGACCCCAAAGTGGACGAAATAACAGAATTGGCCATGGTGGCGGTGAATCGACAACACCTTCTTGATACGAGCGATTCGAAGTCTAAGAAGCTCAGGGTTCAACACAAGTTGATACGCTGCTTCAAAGTTGATAAAGAAATGACTTATAAAGCGAAATCTAATGGCAGAGGCGGCTTTAAGAACGAAGATCTCCAACACGAGTGCTACTTCGACAAATCTAGTTTTCCTATGATCGATAATTTCCTCAATACTCTGAAGAAACCTGTGTGCTTGATCGCGCACAACGGTGGGAACTTCGACTTCCCTATATTGAAGAGGTATTTCACTAAACTCGGTGTTAAATTCTCGGATGCTAACCTCATGTACGCTGATACGTTACTGGCATTCTCTGACATTATAGAGAACACAACAGCGTACGAGGATGCTGGAACATCAAGCGGCTGCGACTTGAACGAAAGCCCTCCTAAAAGGCAATGTATGGCACGAGGAAGAGTCCGACTACATGCGAAATACCGCAAATATCCGAACACACGCACAAAACACGATAATCCTGAAGAATCAAACAAGCTGACATATGTATACAAACGATTGTTAAATAAATCTCCAAGGACAGCACATCAAGGCGAAGCGGACTGTGACTTGATGCTGAAGATCGCAGAGCATCTTGGTCGAAAGTTTGTAAAATGGATTGATGATGATAAATATAATCTTTGTCGCTTCCCTGCTGACGTACGTGACCCGTAA